One part of the Arabidopsis thaliana chromosome 1 sequence genome encodes these proteins:
- a CDS encoding protein tyrosine kinase family protein (protein tyrosine kinase family protein; CONTAINS InterPro DOMAIN/s: Protein kinase, ATP binding site (InterPro:IPR017441), Protein kinase, catalytic domain (InterPro:IPR000719), Serine-threonine/tyrosine-protein kinase (InterPro:IPR001245), Ubiquitin interacting motif (InterPro:IPR003903), Protein kinase-like domain (InterPro:IPR011009), Serine/threonine-protein kinase, active site (InterPro:IPR008271); BEST Arabidopsis thaliana protein match is: Protein kinase superfamily protein (TAIR:AT1G18160.1); Has 126827 Blast hits to 124278 proteins in 4857 species: Archae - 98; Bacteria - 13376; Metazoa - 48156; Fungi - 11388; Plants - 33654; Viruses - 503; Other Eukaryotes - 19652 (source: NCBI BLink).), which yields MKVKEETLKNLGDGVVLRPVDHCSSIWSMKMNMKNFLKKLHISPNQSDEAEGSISTTKSNHHKSIDVSSSSSPRSHHSNSPEIKPFSGLSNWLSSVGHRKIPSPPNSFNAKNRAATVDDTVVVNGSEHVDLGSKDPAVEEENQIQLALELSAREDPEATQIEAIKQFSLGSCAPENSPAELIAYRYWNYNCLGYDDKILDGFYDLYGVLNASSAERIPPLLDLQGTPVSDGVTWEAVLVNRSGDSNLLRLEQMALDIAAKSRSVSSSGFVNSELVRKLAILVGDYMGGPVVHPESMLRAWRSLSYSLKATLGSMVLPLGSLTIGLARHRALLFKVLCDSVGVPCRIVKGQQYTGSEDVAMNFIKADDGREYIVDLMGDPGTLIPADAAGLQIDYDESAYSASPGDNDSIHVASSSNGIESSYEENTEFRTGEHRSSTKSSGERNQSGGGGDLIVHPNISREDVKNQKKVEKAPFQNLSSRPIHSFTHMRSPSWTEGVSSPAAQRMKVKDVSQYMIDAAKENPRLAQKLHDVLLESGVVAPPNLFSEVYPQQLEATVESKNSTEAKKERGKDLETTQEGRHQNGFGPVRFLPPLPRVQSKTNAHDQRDNGKVVSQSDSSHSEASSTEYARTVPAAVAAAAVVASSMVAAAAAKSANSDSSPIELPAAAAATATAAAVVATAAAVSRQLELGSNSDGDDGSGGHEPQGSGDSNHGPNSGGERISDKSIGNESSKSDCDDVSDCEILWEEITVGERIGLGSYGEVYRGDWHGTEVAVKKFLDQDLTGEALEEFRSEVRIMKKLRHPNIVLFMGAVTRPPNLSIVTEFLPRGSLYRLIHRPNNQLDERRRLRMALDAARGMNYLHSCNPMIVHRDLKSPNLLVDKNWVVKVCDFGLSRMKHSTYLSSKSTAGTAEWMAPEVLRNEPADEKCDVYSYGVILWELFTLQQPWGKMNPMQVVGAVGFQHRRLDIPDFVDPAIADLISKCWQTDSKLRPSFAEIMASLKRLQKPVTGSNIPRPVPSSSSLPTEHEQKD from the exons atgaaagtaaaagaagaaactttgaagAATTTGGGAGATGGAGTGGTTTTAAGACCTGTTGATCATTGTTCTAGCATTTGGAGTATGAAGATGAACATGAAGAACTTTCTTAAGAAACTTCATATCTCGCCCAATCAATCAGATGAAGCTGAAGGATCAATTTCAACAACTAAGAGCAATCATCATAAGTCTATCgatgtatcatcatcatcatcaccgaGGTCTCATCACAGCAATAGCCCTGAAATCAAACCTTTTTCTGGTTTATCTAATTGGTTAAGTTCTGTTGGTCATAGAAAAATCCCTAGTCCTCCTAATTCTTTCAATGCCAAGAACAGAGCCGCCACGGTTGATGACACTGTTGTTGTTAATGGGTCAGAACATGTGGATTTAGGTTCCAAAGATCCAgctgttgaagaagagaatcagaTACAGTTGGCTTTAGAGTTAAGTGCTAGAGAAGATCCTGAGGCTACTCAGATTGAGGCTATTAAGCAATTCAGTTTAGGCTCTTGTGCTCCTGAGAACTCTCCAGCTGAACTCATCGCTTATCGCTACTGG AATTACAATTGTCTTGGCTATGATGACAAGATCTTGGATGGTTTTTATGACTTGTATGGAGTGTTGAATGCATCCTCAGCAGAAAGAATACCTCCTTTGCTCGATCTTCAAGGGACACCTGTTTCAGACGGTGTGACATGGGAAGCTGTTCTTGTGAACAGAAGTGGGGATTCTAATCTGTTGAGACTTGAACAGATGGCTCTTGATATTGCTGCTAAATCAAGATCAGTTTCTTCCTCTGGTTTTGTGAATAGTGAATTGGTAAGGAAACTGGCTATTTTAGTGGGAGATTACATGGGTGGACCAGTCGTGCACCCAGAGAGCATGTTGAGAGCTTGGAGGAGTCTTAGCTATAGTTTGAAAGCAACTCTTGGAAGCATGGTTTTGCCACTTGGTTCTCTGACTATTGGTTTGGCTCGTCACCGAGCCTTGTTATTCAAA GTATTGTGTGATAGTGTTGGTGTTCCTTGTCGAATAGTCAAAGGTCAGCAATATACCGGTTCTGAAGATGTGGCAATGAACTTTATTAAGGCTGATGATGGCAG GGAGTACATTGTTGATCTTATGGGAGATCCCGGCACGCTTATTCCAGCTGATGCAGCTGGACTACAAATAGACTATGATGAATCTGCCTATTCCGCTAGTCCTGGAGACAATGATTCAATTCATGTAGCTTCTTCCAGCAATGGTATTGAAAGCTCATATGAAGAGAATACAGAGTTTCGAACAGGGGAACATCGTTCTAGTACCAAGAGTTCTGGGGAGAGAAACCAATCCGGAGGTGGAGGCGATCTCATTGTTCATCCAAATATTTCTAGAGAAGATGtgaaaaatcagaagaaagtTGAAAAGGCTCCATTTCAAAATCTGTCTAGCAGGCCTATTCATTCTTTCACCCATATGAGATCACCTTCTTGGACTGAAGGGGTTAGCTCCCCAGCTGCACAAAGGATGAAAGTCAAAGATGTTTCACAATATATGATTGATGCTGCTAAAGAGAATCCACGGTTAGCTCAGAAGCTTCATGATGTATTACTTGAAAGCGGAGTTGTAGCTCCTCCCAATTTATTTTCCGAAGTCTATCCCCAGCAATTGGAGGCAACTGTTGAAAGCAAAAACTCGACTGAAgccaagaaagagagaggaaaagaTTTAGAGACAACTCAGGAAGGAAGACACCAAAACGGTTTTGGTCCAGTGAGGTTTTTGCCTCCATTACCAAGAGTGCAATCTAAAACAAATGCACATGATCAACGTGATAATGGCAAAGTTGTAAGTCAGTCTGATTCTTCACATTCTGAAGCATCTTCGACAGAATATGCCAGAACCGTCCCTGCTGCTGTAGCTGCAGCTGCTGTTGTTGCATCTTCCAtggttgctgctgctgctgccaAGTCTGCAAACTCAGACTCCTCCCCCATAGAACTTCCTGCTGCAGCTGCTGCCACGGCCACTGCTGCTGCAGTTGTGGCAACAGCTGCAGCCGTGTCCAGGCAACTTGAATTAGGCTCGAATAGCGACGGGGATGATGGTTCTGGTGGGCATGAGCCTCAAGGTAGTGGGGACTCTAATCATGGGCCAAATTCAGGAGGGGAAAGAATATCTGACAAATCTATTGGCAATGAAAGTTCTAAGTCAGACTGTGATGATGTATCTGACTGTGAGATTTTGTGGGAAGAAATTACTGTGGGAGAACGTATTGGACTTG GATCTTATGGAGAAGTGTATCGGGGAGATTGGCACGGGACT GAAGTGGCTGTCAAGAAGTTCCTTGATCAAGATTTAACAGGAGAAGCATTGGAGGAATTCAGAAGTGAG GTCCGAATCATGAAAAAGCTAAGACATCCCAACATTGTTCTCTTCATGGGAGCTGTGACTCGCCCACCGAATCTTTCAATTGTTACAGAGTTTCTTCCTAG AGGTAGCTTGTATAGGTTAATCCACCGGCCAAATAACCAATTAGACGAGAGGAGGCGCCTGAGAATGGCCCTTGATGCT GCTCGTGGAATGAACTATTTGCACAGCTGTAATCCGATGATTGTCCATCGCGATCTTAAGTCCCCAAACCTTCTAGTTGACAAAAACTGGGTCGTGAAG GTGTGTGATTTTGGATTGTCTAGGATGAAACACAGTACATACCTCTCTTCAAAGTCAACAGCAGGGACG GCTGAATGGATGGCTCCAGAAGTGCTAAGAAACGAACCTGCTGATGAGAA GTGCGATGTTTACAGCTACGGTGTGATCTTATGGGAACTCTTTACGTTACAACAACCGTGGGGAAAGATGAACCCGATGCAAGTAGTTGGGGCAGTTGGGTTTCAGCATCGACGTCTTGACATTCCCGACTTTGTAGATCCAGCAATTGCAGATCTCATCAGTAAATGCTGGCAGAC GGATTCAAAGTTAAGGCCAAGTTTTGCAGAGATAATGGCGTCTCTAAAGCGGCTACAGAAACCTGTAACAGGTTCCAACATCCCAAGACCAGTCCCCAGTTCCTCTTCATTACCAACTGAACATGAACAAAAGGATTGA
- the MPK15 gene encoding MAP kinase 15 (MAP kinase 15 (MPK15); CONTAINS InterPro DOMAIN/s: Protein kinase, ATP binding site (InterPro:IPR017441), Serine/threonine-protein kinase domain (InterPro:IPR002290), Serine/threonine-protein kinase-like domain (InterPro:IPR017442), Protein kinase-like domain (InterPro:IPR011009), MAP kinase, conserved site (InterPro:IPR003527), Protein kinase, catalytic domain (InterPro:IPR000719), Tyrosine-protein kinase, catalytic domain (InterPro:IPR020635); BEST Arabidopsis thaliana protein match is: Protein kinase superfamily protein (TAIR:AT1G18150.3); Has 118424 Blast hits to 117259 proteins in 3821 species: Archae - 110; Bacteria - 13457; Metazoa - 43793; Fungi - 12258; Plants - 28693; Viruses - 571; Other Eukaryotes - 19542 (source: NCBI BLink).) has product MGGGGNLVDGVRRWLFFQRRPSSSSSSNNHDQIQNPPTVSNPNDDEDLKKLTDPSKLRQIKVQQRNHLPMEKKGIPNAEFFTEYGEANRYQIQEVVGKGSYGVVGSAIDTHTGERVAIKKINDVFDHISDATRILREIKLLRLLLHPDVVEIKHIMLPPSRREFRDVYVVFELMESDLHQVIKANDDLTPEHHQFFLYQLLRGLKYVHAANVFHRDLKPKNILANADCKLKICDFGLARVSFNDAPTAIFWTDYVATRWYRAPELCGSFFSKYTPAIDIWSVGCIFAEMLLGKPLFPGKNVVHQLDIMTDFLGTPPPEAISKIRNDKARRYLGNMRKKQPVPFSKKFPKADPSALRLLERLIAFDPKDRPSAEEALADPYFNGLSSKVREPSTQPISKLEFEFERKKLTKDDIRELIYREILEYHPQMLEEYLRGGNQLSFMYPSGVDRFRRQFAHLEENQGPGGRSNALQRQHASLPRERVPASKNETVEERSNDIERRTTAAVASTLDSPKASQQAEGTENGGGGGYSARNLMKSSSISGSKCIGVQSKTNIEDSIVEEQDETVAVKVASLHNS; this is encoded by the exons ATGGGTGGTGGTGGCAATCTCGTCGACGGTGTTCGTCGTTGGCTTTTCTTTCAACgtcgtccttcttcttcttcttcttccaataaTCACGATCAGATTCAAAATCCCCCCACCGTTTCTAATCCCAACGACGACGAAGATTTGAAGAAGCTTACCGATCCGTCTAAGCTAAGACAGATTAAGGTTCAGCAACGAAATCACTTACCTATGGAGAAGAAG GGAATACCTAATGCTGAATTCTTCACGGAGTATGGAGAAGCAAATAGATATCAGATTCAAGAAGTAGTTGGCAAAGGAAGCTATGGAGTTGTTGGTTCTGCTATAGATACTCACACTGGAGAAAGAGTTGCTATCAAAAAGATTAACGATGTGTTTGATCATATCTCTGATGCAACCAGGATTCTTAGGGAGATTAAGTTGTTACGCTTGCTTCTTCATCCAGATGTTGTTGAGATTAAACATATTATGCTTCCTCCTTCTCGAAGAGAGTTTCGTGATGTTTATGTTGTCTTTGAGTTGATGGAATCTGATCTTCATCAGGTTATTAAAGCTAATGATGATTTAACTCCTGAGCATCATCAGTTTTTCTTGTATCAGCTTCTTCGTGGTTTGAAGTATGTTCATGCTG CGAATGTGTTTCATCGGGATttgaaaccaaagaacattCTTGCTAATGCTGATTGCAAGTTGAAGATTTGTGACTTTGGTCTAGCTCGTGTATCTTTTAATGATGCCCCTACCGCTATTTTTTGGACT GATTATGTTGCTACTCGGTGGTACCGTGCCCCTGAACTCTGTGGATCATTTTTCTCAAAA TATACCCCTGCGATTGATATTTGGAGCGTTGGTTGCATATTTGCTGAAATGCTATTAGGGAAGCCGCTATTTCCTGGCAAAAATGTGGTTCACCAATTGGATATTATGACCGATTTTCTTGGCACTCCACCACCTGAAGCCATATCAAAG ATCAGAAATGATAAGGCGAGGAGATATCTTGGCAACATGAGGAAAAAACAGCCAGTCCCATTCTCTAAAAAATTCCCTAAAGCAGATCCTTCGGCCCTTCGCCTGTTGGAACGCCTGATTGCCTTTGATCCAAAAGATCGTCCATCTGCCGAAGAA GCATTAGCTGATCCATACTTTAATGGTCTGTCAAGTAAAGTGCGGGAACCATCGACACAGCCGATTTCAAAGCTTGAATTTGAgtttgagagaaagaaattgaCAAAAGATGATATCAGAGAGTTAATTTACCGAGAG ATATTAGAATATCATCCTCAGATGCTGGAGGAATACCTTCGTGGTGGCAATCAGCTCAGCTTCATGTACCCCAG TGGGGTAGATCGATTTAGGAGGCAGTTTGCTCAtcttgaagaaaatcaagGTCCAGGAGGAAGAAGTAACGCACTTCAGAGACAGCATGCTTCCTTACCAAG AGAGCGAGTTCCAGCATCCAAGAATGAAACAGTCGAAGAAAGAAGCAACGATATCGAGAGAAGAACAACAGCTGCTGTAGCTTCAACCTTAGACAGTCCCAAAGCTTCACAACAAGCTGAAGGTACAGaaaatggaggaggaggagggtaTAGTGCGCGTAACCTGATGAAAAGCTCTAGCATTAGTGGTTCTAAATGCATAGGTGTACAATCTAAAACCAACATTGAG GATTCCATAGTAGAGGAACAAGATGAGACTGTTGCTGTGAAAGTTGCATCTCTACACAATTCttag